A region of the Gigantopelta aegis isolate Gae_Host chromosome 11, Gae_host_genome, whole genome shotgun sequence genome:
caaatgttttagactgattttatacacttgatgcgcagcacaggaatagacgttaacaaatgcgatatattgcaacagtgacaacttgcgaccagtctaacttaaatgccatgtatagagtcgagccgaatggtttgaagaaatatgcacggattgttggttgcggttatataattttctactgtttcatttttaaaagaatatatttagtaataaaatttgttgattataattttacaaatgttcaaaacagtttaaatgtatacagtaatccagaagtgtaagaaaatttgaaaaatactcacatcgcaaaatgagtttttttaaaacaaaacatttggttcaacactgtattatataaccgctatgatattccaggaaagtgaaaatagaatggcaacatcgaaacgaaagaaagattcttgaagtattcacaaaatgacatttaacaaaaattgtttttgtattttgtttcatctttatattataaaagttgtattttatttagaagtattatagtaaaatcctgcacattttttatattgggaatgagactaaacacaatgcgtcaagttattattgcgtcgatgtgttcgccgcatttttcgcattaattacttgctcgcattaatttcatgatttacagtatatatatatatatatatatatatatatatatatatatatatatatatatatatatatatatatatatatatataaacaggaGGCAGATTTTAAACACAATAGACTGCTAGCTTATGTCTCTAACTCTATAAACATACACAGGAGGCGGTGAACACATACAATACCAGTTACGACAGTTATACAAAAGCATTGCAGGTGGATCAGAATTATTGagtaataaaactgaaagtttCATCTgtgcaaaaaatgtatgtaattttatttcatctagtaccactgtctCAAGTAAacgtgcttgaaacatgtatggggtacttgtgaataaaacttttaaaaagattttgtgCGGAACTTGGGTAATCATAAACGCTGCCCGatatgtctgaaatgagcatttttttctgattcgctttaagggtgaggggaggtagtatttatatccgtggtgtatatgtcgattgatacactacaggtagaaagaaagaaaaagaaagaaatgttttatttaacgacgcactcaacacattttatttacggttatatggcgtcagacatatggttaaggaccacacagattttgagaggaaatccgctgtcgccactacatgggctactcttccgattagcagcaagggatcttatatttgcgcttcccacaggcaggatagcacaaatcatggcctttgttgaaccagttatggatcactggtcagtgcctttgagccttgcggagcactcactcagggtttggagtcggtatctggattaaaaatcacatgcctcgactgggatccgaacctaccagcctgtagaccgatggcctgccacgacgccaccgaggccggtactacaGGTAGAAGTtgtagccacatatgttacttttgtcgtctatgggatagtATCACTATCACTATTTCAGAGGAGTTATGACCCTCGCTCCTCATCACTCCCGTGAGCgtagttcaaggagaataattgttagcttctcaagatctgtatttcagcacagcactacatcTTCCTCATCTAATGACTGTCACTCTAGGTGTTTTCTGGATgtgatgcaacccatctcgtccctacaagctgtgcaccccaacggccttaacgaggccacacacgtggacatatagataggactttaaacttttaagaccttcgttcaaaatattatgtcgaaattactttctttttaaatattattaaatagtccgatcctctcttctttctcttatttatttttggactgtccttctaaaatgcttcaaattatataaatattcggccgagcagtcaatttgtttttagggtttttaactttttattttattattttaaattctgttaattttttcactaattgctatttccTAAATTCTGCCCATTGTTAACtgtaacccccaccccaccccttctgTTAAGGACCCAGTCACTagcgaagtcagagattgtgcccgggagagacgtgcttgaaccttaattggatataggcacgttaatatgttatccaatccaatccaatccaattgTTAGCTCCCTTTAGgtatgactataccaaataaaatcccataggcgaccatgttaacgtaaAAATTATACCTGGCTGAAaagatctaatttaaatgatagcACACTATGTTTTTGCTTATTACACACAATTCATTTAAATTcatgaaatgaaaatttaaaactgtTATGATAACCGTAACCAATGATAAGCATTATGATAACCTATTACTTACTACATACAAATAACAGgcgtaataaattaaaaaaaaattgccttttatagatgaaaaaaataatttaaattttttccaTCTAAAAAAGGCATAAAAACTCTCGCACGGTTGAAAGACTATATGAAATTGATTGCTACTGACTGCATTACACACGTTGTGTTAGCCAGACCGAGCggtatataacatttagttaaatatcttaaaatatcagtgaaataaaagtgttatcaatcactcagtgacgataacacatttttgaGTGAAAATGTCACTATTTCATCACTGTAGAAAATTTTATCTTCACTGCAAGAATGCCGGAACTATtctgctgctggcattttaaaaatttaggtaaactgccaaaagttatataataaatagaaaatttcatgttttttgtcaaatgtgatttatatctcatctcgtgaagattgcaatcatatcacactcgtcgagcaagcgcgactcgtgagatatgattatCATTTGATACTATTTAATAGTAAAAGTTTGTCAGTGTTAAGAAATCTGTCTCAATTTGTAAGAATCATTTAAAAAACttcttaaaatttaaatacCATGTTGCAGGAAACTACCATATCCCTCGGGTGTTacattattaatagtttttctatgtctgacaaatattttgttcatcATGTCATGTAATATGACCAATGAAGTAataagtgtttgtttgtttgatacaaaccaaccaaccaaccactcactcactcactcactcactcactcactcactcactcaccccaCGTCGTCTgacatcaatcaatcaatcaatcaatcaaccaaccaaccaaccaaccaaccaaccattcattcattcattcattcattcattcattcattcatttaatcaatcaatcaaccaaccaatcaattaatattatcttatcttcagaaagagaagaaacccgcttaCCCTGTCCTGGCAAAGTCTCCCCAGGTTTTCATCCAATCCGCTGACAGCCTCTTCTCATCGTTTGTTCCGTTCTTCAAAATATAACCGAAGATGAACTGAAGTTCCTCGGTGTGGCCCGCCCCCACGTACTTAGGGAAACGAGCGTTCGATGGCCTGTGCGTGAACTTGTACAGGAAAACAGTTCCTTTATTAGAGTAATAGTGCGCGTTCTTCATCATCATGCTTAGTATCACCTCCCCTAAAGCAGACAAGTAGGCTTTTCGAAACGCACTTGGAGTTACCTCCCTTGGGAAATATTTTGCAGAGATTACTGCCCTTAGCGCACTTTTAGCGGCGTCCGGTATCGGCTTGGTAAGTGCATACGGAACAGCATTGCTTATATATTTTTCGAAATCCGTCTTGTTGAGTCCATCACCTTTGTAAAAGTTAGGAATTTTGGCGGCAACGCTTGACCCTTCGTCGCTGTTTCCGCCCATAATGTAGTCCACTGGGACATAGTTGCCTTGTCTGAGTAGTTCGATGGGATCAGCAGGCAGGAAGTGCCCGTCGACAGTCGCCGTGAACTTGCCGGAAGTGTGGGCGTCGTGTTTGAGAAGTTCCGAGAATGGAACCTTTCTCAGACAAGCCACGACCTTCTTTGAATCAAAAGCTGTCCCTCTAGGCAGACATTTGACCATCATGGCGAGAGGCTTCACTCTCCTCAGAGTGTTCGTGTTGAGCAGCGCCGGCGATTTTATAGTACCCGCTTGAGATATCGCTCGCTTAAACAGCCCACGAGACATTGGACTCATAATATGCAGTCCGACGCTATAAGCTCCGGCCGCATGTCCCAAGAGCGTCACCCGAGTTTTGTCTCCTCCGAAGTTTTCTATGTTGTCTTGTGTCCACTGCAGCGCCATTCTCTGGTCCAGAAGTCCCCAGTTGCCTGACGCCGCCGAGTCTTCCGTTGCTAGGAAACCCAGAACTCCGAGACGGTAGTTGATGGAAACAACCACCACGTTGGCGTATCTGGCTAAGATGGAATAGTCCCAGAGGGTTCCTGATCCCATCTGGAAACCTCCGCCGTGCAGGAAGAAAATAACGGCCAAAGAATCGGACTTCATAGGCTGTTTCTTTGTTGGAGTGTACACATTCAAATACAGGCAATCTTCGCTAATTTCCTCGATCGCAAAGCCCGACCCCAATGCCATCTTAACCATTTCCTTTTTTTGAGGACAGGAAGGTTTCGCGTGGGTTGCGTTCAGGACTCCAGTCGCCTTCCAGGTGTCGGGTGATTCCGGAGGCTTGAACCTCCGCATCGCTGTAGGAGGTTTCGCGTACGGAATACCCATAGACAGGTACACgtcttggccatcgacatcttTTTTAAATCCCGCAACTTGGCCTTTGGTTGTTTCTGCTATTGGTTTGTTACACAGAACGCAGACTATAAACATCGCATTTAAGATGACTGCTGACTTGAGTACTGCACACATCTTGGTGATTTCTGGCCAGGTGGGATACTAATACACGCCTTTGTCTAAATTGTTGCTGTATGTCGACTCGTCTTTGGAAGTGCTTGTtctaaataaaagaagaaaaatgaagAATCGAATATagctaaaaacaaataataatcaaaattaatatctgATAATTTCCTGGATTAAAAGTGCAAATGAGAGTTAATCAACTTAATCATGGTATGCATTGTTTATTTTGGACAATGTCGATGTTTTTATTTGCACGAGTGTCTATTTGCTGTCAATAAAAACATCGATAGTGTGCAAATTAAACCATGTATACCACCAgtaaaagtatgttttgtttaatgacaccactagagaccACGAGTAAGTTTATGCGGTAACTGACTTGTACCACACCCCTAAGTAACGTTGCATGACGCGATAAGGAAGTTTGTCCCATTGAAATAGGATTGAAAAAGTGTGCGGTGATATAGATTTACCGTTTACTTTTGTCAATGGAAAAACAAGGGTGgtacaaagataattgattTGCTCAGTGCAAGTACTCATAATACAGAATACGCTTCCCATGtttatggaatgaatgaatgaatgaatgtttaacgataccccagcacacaaaaatacacatcagttaTTCGGTGTCAAATAAATGTAAgtatatgaatataattatttacattaaaaataattttaaaatgtgtattattatgtaataacGGTGTAAAGAGGAGTAGGAAAATCCCATTTCTATAGACTaagatgcctcgaccagaagcggtcaggccctttataagggccctatgggcaacctagggagacaccacagcatcgtaaaggtctaaaattaacgagctactctcgattcactaatatcaaaacctatattagctcggccatttacctttcgaccgaccgttcaaaattgcgccaaattccctcaatcaaaattgcgcacctttttctctttggcatttaactactccattcaaattccatagcaccaccaccacccccacccgcctgctaccgatttgatcgggctgctggtgctcccttgcacctgccagtgtagGCGGttcctcctctcccctcccccacatttcctgtcatggacggaggagccggccaaggccggctcttgtgcccacgacaggcgtgcgctacaacagcttgttctgagtgtgcacataaaaccctatgacatgacatgacatgacatgtttaaatatgttctatggatcattgatctgaaataaaaatctattattattattattattattattattattattataacactatTTTGTTACAGCTTGGACGAATTagattatattaaatgtttaacgacatcccagcacgtaGTTTGGAAGGTTACCGATCTCTGTTATATGTAAACAGAGAATATTGATATATTGGTTAAACATAATTCGTAACAAGGATTCTCTTATCTATAAAATGTATAGAATGCTAAGTGTAAAAACATCAGAtaccaaacattttgtaattttgactcttagaggaaacccgctacatttactaaatgtttgacatccaactgccgatgattaataaatcaacgatCTGtaaaggtgtcgttaaacataacaaacttcaAAGGCGTGTGAGtagacgtttttttttttttttttgggggggggggggggggggggggggggggggtaaactaGTATTTTTGTTAATCAGCGGTTATCAgtgtgttcgcttgatgcgtggtcggtctgagatcgatacccgtcggtagacccattgggctatttctcattccagcccattgggttttctctctaagacaatatgtcagaattacaaaatgtttgacatcgagtagccaatgattaataaatcaatgtactctatcAAATAGACTAGATCACGAAACAATAaactgctacttctcagacgcacgtgcgtttttaaaaatataaaaaaatgaatttttttgcttggtattagaaacaccaggatgaccagaaacacttcggttgtacggagatggataatctaaacaataaaatataagtaatgtttgatttcagtgattataaacggctctaatagtaaaaaaatatgctgtagtgtttaaaaaccatgGTCTGTCTTTTAAATTCCGTAGATACCGTCAACTAAGCTACGTCTAGGTGCCTTTTTAGATGCAGTAAAATTCAGGTGGTGTATAAATATTGGGTTTGATGCgcgtcggtctggaatcgatcccgtcggtgggcccattgggctatttctcattccagccagtgcaccacgactggtatatcaaaggccatggtatgtgctatcctgtctgtgagatggtgcatataaaagatcccgtgctactaatgaaaaaacaaatgtagcgggtttcctctctaagattatatgtaaaaaattaccaaatgtttgacatccattagccgatgattaataatcaatgtgctctaattgtgtcgttaaataaaacaaacttgaactttgaACTTTTAATTAAGTTCCAGGTGTATATGCAACATGAGTGAAGAAAGAATGCTACAGTAAAAGGACCAcgtaaattaaagggacagatatttttcacctagaccctagtttcaacccataacaatggacactaagtttggttaatttacaaacctgtaacaaatttggatacagtAGCGTCTGTGaggttgaaatacccttaaaatagattaaaacgtgattcaataatcattacttctcagacgcacgtgcgtttttaaaaatatgaaaaatgcatcatgtggtattataaacaccaggatgatcaaaaacactaaacaataaaatataagtagtaatgtttgatttcagtgatcataaacggctctaatagtaaaatatataacttagtgtttaaaaacttgggtatgtccctttaattatttcagTCAGTTATAATCTTTGTTGCGGCTTGTTTTCGGCCTGTGCATTGTAACCTCCACATTTGAACGACGAAACTGTAATACGCGATCAGGGccgtatttctgcacaatgcagagtcgaatggccATTTTGGCAAAATAGCGGTTCattccacgaatctctatctagtgcttcgtctataggaggacagccactcctgggGAAATCGTTTACGGGACATTTACACCgccaaaagaggactgccattacCAGAATaatttaggtctcactacacagttcacttccgggtgagagtccATTGATCACGGtgcactatagttcctaatcgTGACATATGTTGTTGTTCCCTTCTAagaattggggaagaattaaaacaatttgtatgtttaatggtaagccttctggctgtattttgcctaTGTTATTGGGTAATGTTGTGCATTGATTTTtggggacatgggtgtatagcgaaAGACACAGACGGAATAAaacggttaatgaaccacctgctcggaccggtactacagcctgtgaaaataaatgcttatataatgtatgttcgcaatggtatatgttgttagtgcAACGAGACAcggttctattggcaatcttcatttgaagttgggcaatttaacatggatttcaatggcaaatGACATCTGTGTGAGTGAGAccttactaaatcaaaactggAACTGGACacagctcattagaataagtacagtcATGATGACATGCATTCCTGAATACTATAGTAACAGTGATGCtgtcaggtgttcgcgaaagatgagcatacgctgccccaccggtggcacctgCCATGAGTACAAACAGTTATACGTTTTAAGCAAATTATAAAAACGTACAATCCATTTTCACACGTTGAAAGTTGGTTCAGTGACTTTAATAgtgatgtttaaaaaatagtatAGTTGTCCTTTTTACACGTTGCACCTTTAACTGACAGGCGCATGCGCAGGAAGTTGTACCGGGTGGGGTGGGGACTCTTAGACACTGTGGCGAGAGATGTTTTGTTAGGGGCATTGAGTCatgctcccccggaaaatacactgaaaacaaacatttcctttaaaaaCGTTTCACCCCCTTCCTTAAAAATCCTGTACCCGTCCATGAGTCTACACAGTACAACGGTGATATATTCTATTACACTATCATGACTAAGATGTTTTCACGCTTCGATACCTATATAGACTCAAGATtcaggttgcactgtaccaAAGCAGAACTTCTGtgtcaaacatatttaatgtcagCGATGACGCAAGACCTGGTTTTTTGTGCTCTCGATGTCCCCActccccaccccatccccgGGTGCGATGATCGCTTCGTTTGACGTGTTTGCTGAGTTTCGTGTTACGTACACCAGATCATGGGCGatcgtgactttggtgtacgagGAAACAAAGAAGCCAACGAGGAGACGCGCGCCAGAGGCGGCACATGGGGAgcgggaaaggggggggggggcgcctaAACTGGCAGCTCAACTGCCAGCGGCGGCCCCTTCTGCTTCGTCGCGCCCTGCCAATCCTTCGACATCGAAGATGACGAAGACAGcagcagccccccccccccccccccccacgtcaTGGTGGTTGAGGCTCCAGCTACTCCCAGGGCGCTTTAGACTTCTGCCCCACCAGCTCCTGTCCGCACCGATGGTGAAGCTAGTGTTGAGCAGATGGCTCCACTACCTTCTGTGGAGCAGGTGGCCGAGAAGGAACCGAATAGGAGGAGAACAGAGCCTACTCAATCAGTCCAGGAAGACtggcaggggcgggacgtagcccagtggtacagtgttagctcgatgcgcggtcggtgtgggatcgatccccgtcggtgggcccattgaaaatgagcagaattttgaaaatagcaattagtaaaaaagttaatagaataaataaaaaaaaataaaaaggctacaagccaaaaataaaaagaattgactgctcggccgaatatttatataatttggagcattttagaaggacagtccaaaattaaataagagaaagaagagaggatcggactatttaataatatttaaaacaaaagaagtaatttcgacataaaattttgaacgcagatccaaaagtttaaagtccgatcgatatgttcacgcgagtggcctcgttaaggccgtttgggtgcacagcttaaagggacgagatgggttgcatcccgtcaagaaaacccctagattgacagtcgatagacgttgaaggtgtagtgctgtgctgaaatacagatcttgagaagccggatccgtctgaacgagagagagtatcagactagggtatagtccagtcgtcatggtttggtatagtggtgcggacggacccgactccggaggatacgaaatggtatcactataaagcaaggtaaagtctagaaaaagagtagtaggggccgaccccgcttcctatttcttcttagagtggggcggtcaatcttccagtgctgctaggacaggctcggacatgtagagactaaacgcgaacaaccgtggcgttctgcagaatggccgtcatacgagttacgaaaaaaacccaagtcgacagtcagacggagaaatgacgtggaggcaaggaatctcgctaaaaaagaatccaacctggtggtgcaggctgtcgaaacgagaagcgttccagcgttcaatcagttccaatggccgcatacatcccagtagaaaacttcatttcgctgacaaaaacaacgaaataaaggacccccaagtcgagcacacgaaagcacgtgcagtgtgcacaagcgaaacaaacacgtcttactgcgtggagctccagacagGAAGGAGAGTACGACTTCATACCAAATCCGGatatttgtccgcgcaagtagtctgctgtttgactgtgattatttcacggtagacagctttgaagtggcaactgtttgactgaagttgacaggggagagcatatagtttgtaaacatttgtaaattgttgacattgaagacttttttgtggtaattccggcccatacAAAAGTAGTGCATTTTGTGTAAAATAGATGTACTCCGGCCAcatttagtgggtgtgtttgtttaaaccaatatcctgggagaaagaggtGGACTGCAGGGGTTATCCTGCaaaggtacacacacacaaaaatccatgggcctgctgatattaacaaaactgttatagccactaacgctatatagaaacataccaaaatccatgggcctgctgatattaacaaaactgttatagccactaacgctatatagaaacataccaaaatccatgggcctgctgatattaacaaaactgttatagccactaacgctatatagaaacataccaaaatccatgggcctgctgatattaacaAAACTGTTATAGCCATttacgctatatagaaacataccaaaatccatgggcctgctgatattaacaaaactgttatagccactaacgctatatagaaacataccaaaatccatgggcctgctgatattaacaaaactgttatagccactaacgctatatagaaacataccaaaatccatgggcctgctgatattaacaaaactgttacagccactaacattatatagaaacatatagcgtaattaattgtggtcagTGGTCTGAGTAGCGGGGACGGAGTTCCATCCCGGGGTCGTCATCTTGCTAACAGTTTGGCGTGGCTCTACTTACACACAGGTAGTGTTAACACCAGACATTGATAACAACACCACCCATCGACTCCTGAAGATGTCTTTCACGGTGGACTACCAACGCATGGCCCCGCTCTCGGAAGAATTTGCAAAGAAGCTACCGCACTTCAGAACGCtgcggggcgagacgtagcccagtggtaaagcgcacgcttgaTGTGCGggcggtttgggatcgatccccgtcggtgggcccattgggttatttctcgttccaaccagtgcactacgactggtaaatcaaaggtcgtggtatgtgctatcctgtctgtgggatggtgcatataaaagataccttgctgctaatggaaaaatgtagcgggtttcctttaagactatatgtcaaaattaccaaatgtttgacatcaatagccaatgattaataaatcaatatgctctagtggtgtcattaaacaaaacacacttttttttcagGACGCTGCCGACGATAACGTCCCCTTAGACAAACCAGAGCCGCCACTTGTTTCAAACCTTTGCCTCCAGGTaagggcttagtcggacttAAACTTTTGTGGCTTCTGTTCGAAAACGTTTTTGTAaatagtccgacgcactttatttttggC
Encoded here:
- the LOC121385033 gene encoding carboxylesterase 5A-like, with translation MCAVLKSAVILNAMFIVCVLCNKPIAETTKGQVAGFKKDVDGQDVYLSMGIPYAKPPTAMRRFKPPESPDTWKATGVLNATHAKPSCPQKKEMVKMALGSGFAIEEISEDCLYLNVYTPTKKQPMKSDSLAVIFFLHGGGFQMGSGTLWDYSILARYANVVVVSINYRLGVLGFLATEDSAASGNWGLLDQRMALQWTQDNIENFGGDKTRVTLLGHAAGAYSVGLHIMSPMSRGLFKRAISQAGTIKSPALLNTNTLRRVKPLAMMVKCLPRGTAFDSKKVVACLRKVPFSELLKHDAHTSGKFTATVDGHFLPADPIELLRQGNYVPVDYIMGGNSDEGSSVAAKIPNFYKGDGLNKTDFEKYISNAVPYALTKPIPDAAKSALRAVISAKYFPREVTPSAFRKAYLSALGEVILSMMMKNAHYYSNKGTVFLYKFTHRPSNARFPKYVGAGHTEELQFIFGYILKNGTNDEKRLSADWMKTWGDFARTG